The following is a genomic window from Bacillus sp. BGMRC 2118.
GAAAGGTGTAGAGGGCCTGCAAGAAAAAGTGAAAGGGCGGCCTTCTATGTCTAAAAATCATAAAGTTAAATCACAAAAACCAGAAAAAGAGTTATCTCGAGAAGAACTATTAGAACGTGAAAATGAACGTTTACGTTTAGAGAATTCCTATTTAAAAAAGTTAAATGCTTTTCAGGAGAATCCGAATGCCTTCCTCGAAAAGCACAAGCAGCGTTGGCATTTGAACTCAAGGAAGAAGGATTCAAATTAAAAGATGTATTAGTAGTGGTTGGTATTCCAGAGGCCACTTATCACTATCAAGTAAAGCAATTGAAAAAAGAAGATCCGGATAAAGAATGGAAGGAAATAATTACTGAACTATTCCATAAGCACGAGGGTAAATACGGATATCGTCGCATTTACTTAGGATTAAGAGGTCAAGGGTATCTCATCAACCATAAAAAGGTTCAACGAATAATGAGTGTATTGAATTTAAAATGTGAGAAATTCACACGTAAGTCTCGTTATAAATCATATAAAGGTACAGTTGGTAAAGTTGCCAAAAACCGCTTGAATCGCAGATTCAATACATCTATCCGCCTGCAAAAACTAGTAACAGATGTGACTGAATTTAAATGTACTGATGGCCAAAAGTTATATTTAAGTCCAATTATGGATCTATACAACGGCGAAATTATCTCTTTTGGTATATCTCAAAGACCAACATTAGATTTCGTTTTAGATCCATTAAATAAAGCATTGGAAATCATTAAAGACGAAGCAGAATATCGTACAACAATACACTCAGATCAAGGTTGGCATTATCAACATAATTCCTGGGTGAAAACTTTGAAGAAAAATAAACTCTTTCAAAGTATGTCTAGAAAAGCAAACTGTGCGGATAATGCGACAATGGAAAACTTCTTTGGGATTCTCAAACAAGAGATGTATTATGGCGAAGACTTAGTGCCTTATGAAGAGCTAAAAAGGAAAATTACGGAGTACATGGACTACTACAATAATGAACGTATTAAAGTAAAACTGGCTGGTTTAAGTCCGATACAATACCGAACTCAAACCAGCCAACTAGCTGCATAATAAAAACTCTAACTTTGTGGGGTCACTACCTATTAGATAGGAGCCTTTCATGTTTTATAAAAATTATTTCGCTGCCTTTGCCAATAGTGTATGTTCATTCACAACTGGTCGTTTCTTCTGAAGCAGTTGCTTACGAAGAACGATGAGTAATGGCTTCTCGATGTACGAATGGAACAGACAACCAAACGCAACGGTTGCAATAACGACGATTGTCATCAGCACCTGAATATGCAGGATATTAAGTAATCCAAGGTTCACAAATAATTTGTGAATTAAATAAAGTGCCGGGAAATGTGTCAGGTAGATTGAATAAGAAGCATCGCCCAGGTACGTAATCACTCTTGGAATATTTAGCTCTCTCGAAAACTCTAATGAAACACATCCTAATACAATCATGGCACTTGGAATTCCAAAGGCAAAAATACGATCAATATCGATATATCCGTGAATTGCATTCGCCATTGCTAAAATCGATAGAATCGTTCCTGTCACAATCAATAATGGACCCTGTTTCACTTTATAATTCAGCACGATATATGCAACTAGAATTCCGTATACAAACTCAATGTTTGTTGGATATAGCAAGCATAAAACCACATAATTCGTTGGTACATAAAAGGCAGTTAGTGCAGAGGCAACTACCCACACACCAAATACCCCAATGGCGATTTTCTTGAATTTAGAAAATAAAACAACTCCAAAAATCATATAAAACAGAATTTCAGACGTGAGCGTCCATGAAACCGATAGAGGCTGATAAACTTGTGGATATAACAAGAATGCCTTTATATGTGTCCCAATTTGATAATAATTTTCTGGAGCAATCCCAAATCCAGCTATAAATAACTCGAATGGCACTAGGATGAGAAGCGCAATCCAATAGATCGGATAAATTCGTATAAATCGTTTAATAAAGAACTTTTTAACTAGGCCGTTTTCATTTTTATCTTTATGATGAATGTAAAAGATAATGAATCCACTTAATACAAAGAATAGATCCACACCTAAATTTCCAGCGTAGAAAATTCCACCTAAATAATTAACTCCCCATGACATACAAATAGCAGTTGCATGGGAAACTAGAACTAGTAGCGCTGCTAATGCTCTAATCCCTTGCAGGGAGGATAATTGTTGTCTATTGTCCATTTACATTTCTCCTTGTTGTCTTTTACTTGAGTTGGAAGAAAACCGTAGTCCGTTCATCACTCATTCAAAAATCACACTAAAAACAATGGTATAGTATCATAACGTTAGTTGCAAGAATTTTCCTACTAAATTTCGACAAAAATCATACCTTCTTATTGTAAAGACTCTTATACATTTGTCTATACTTCTCTCCTATTATTTTAAAGGTAAATAGTACCTAAATACCCACTATTGTTTGTTTGGCAGATTGATCTTCCTTTGCACAACGAGCTTGCAAGTCTGAATTTCTGCTTTTTCCCTTACCTATATATTGGAATGGTTGGTATTAATAGTATGCACCACAATCAAAAGAATATTTTTCTGCATGTTCAATCTTTTACCAATATTCACTTTATATAGGATATTTTTACTATATAATAGATTTAGATACTTAGTAGAAATGAGGACATTTAATGAAGCAGCATACATTTTTAAAGGTTTTGGCAACATCCTCGCTTGCAGTTAGCTTTTTGCTACCGGTGACATCTGTCGGAGCTGAGGGTACTGGGAATACAGTTGTAACGGAAGCCGTAGCACCAGCGGAAACTGTCTATTTTGAAGATCCTAACTTAGAACGTATTGTGAAGGAAGAACTCAGAGTTACCGGCCGTAATCTTCTGCCAAGTGATCTTGAGAAGGTACGTGATCTATATATCAATGAAGAGGGAATTACCTCACTAGTAGGATTAGAGCACGCAATCAATTTAGAAGAGTTAACAATTGTATATAATGAAATTACAGACTTATCACCTCTAGCGAACTTGCAAAAGCTTGAATCTTTATTTGCTGGAGACAATCTAATTACGGATATTACTCCTTTAATAAACTTACCTAGTTTAGTAGATTTACATTTAGAAGGAAATAACATTGGCGATATTTCAGGATTAACAAACCTATCAACACTGAAGTCGTTAGATCTTAGTGGCAGTCAGGTTGATTTAACCGTTATATCATCCCTTACAAACTTGTCCATTCTAAGTTTGAGTGATTCAAATCTTTCCGATTCAGATTTACACGCTCTTACACCACTAACGAACTTGGTTTCTTTGGAACTAGGATATAACCAGATATCAGATATTACACCATTGGGCAAATTAGTCAATTTAGATTTTTTGTTTTTGCATTCTAATGAAATTTCTGATATTACGGCATTGAGTAATCTTAGCAAGTTACAGTATTTAGCCTTAGAAGATAATCATATTTCTTCCATTGAAAGTCTATCTACTCTATATGATTTAAATTGGATTCGTCTGGGCAATAACCATATTACAGACCTCTCCCCTCTACGCAACTTAGAAAACGTGAGAGATTTACATTTGGAGAATAATCAAATCACTCACATAGATGTACTATTAGACATGGACCTTTTATGGTGGGTTGATATTAGCGGAAATCCTTTACATGAATCTGCTCAAAAAATTATCGGCACGTTGGAGGGCAGAGATGTATTTGTTCACTACGATGATGGTATAGTCTTGTCAGGTCCTGGCTATTTAACATGGCAATACAGAGATGGTGCATGGTACTACGAAGACAGTTATGGAGGAAAACAAACAGGCTGGGTCAAATACAATCAAGCTTGGTACTACCTCGGTCAAGATGGAGCCATGGCAGAGAATACGTGGGTCAAATATGGTAAGAACTGGTTCTACTTAGGTAAAGGTGGTGTGATGGCCACTAGCAAATGGATACAAGACGGTAACACATGGTATTACGTAGACCGAAACGGGTATATGCTCAAGAATCATTGGATTAAGGATGCAGGTGGCCGTTGGTATTATGTAAATGACACAGGTCGCATGATGACAAATAATTGGTTATATAATAATGGTTCTTGGTATTACCTCGATAGCAACGGTGTGATGAAAACCGGCTGGGTTCAACTCTCAAATAAATGGTATTACTTCTACAGCAGTGGACAAATGGCTGCCAATACCAAAATTGGTGGCTATACAATCTCGGCAAACGGTGCCTGGATTAACTAATGTTGTGATCTCTATCTTATAAATCCAACAAGATAGGGATCACAATTTTTGATTGGAGGTATTATCTTGTTGCTACTCACTAGAATTATTTTTGCAGTTATCGTAATCATCCTCTCGGTGTATGGTTTTGTCACACAAAACACCAATATGTTTCCATATATCTTTATGTTCTTAAGTTTAATGATGGTAGTGATCGGATTAGACGAATGGAAAAAGGACCGGAAAATGTATTGCTGGATAAGTTTTAGTATGAGTGTCGTATTACTACTTGTAACATTTCAAGCGTTTAACTAACGAAGTATCAGGCAGGTGGAGTAGAATGAACAATTTAACAAGAACTCTTCTATATTTATTAATCACAACCTTGGTCTATTTAATTTTTATTGAAAGTGCCATGTATACCTTTAATGAGGAATCAGCATTTTCAGGGACGATTGCAGCCATTTCTTTCATTGGTTATCTAATAGTTTGTTACCTTTTATCCAGGAGATTTGAATTTGGGAGATGGAAATATCTATTTTTCATCCCCTTCATTAATGCAATCCTATACATCGTAGTCCTTTACTCAACAAAGATCCGTGTTCTGCTGCCAATGGAGGAAGAGAATTTCGGCCTAGGTATTCTGCTCATCCCCATAACCATTATTATGTGGATTCTTTTCTTGGTCGCAACTTTTATTGGTATTGCGAATCGTAAGTATGCAATGAGATAGACTTTCATTTTTGTGAGGTGCTTGAAAATGGAGTGGAATGAAATCAAAAACGAAGATATAAAGGATTTCCTGAGTATGTTTGGTTATTTTCATGATAGTTGCTTAAAAGAATTAATGATGTGGACTGAGTTTAGTGTGGATGATAACCTTGCAATGGCGTTTGGTGAAGGACTCGACACCAAGATACGACTACTTATTCAAAGACAAGAAAAAAATCCTTCTGCGATAGAATTATTATTTGAGGGCGTTTGTGAAAGTCATCTAGATAATTACGGGTTTATTTATGATGCGAACATCACGTTTCAGGATGAAACCTTTTATTGGGCCAATCATTATGATTGGAAACCAAATGACGCGGATCAGGATGTTACATGGATCGCATCTAAGAAGATAAAATGGCGTGATGTAAGCAATTGGATGGGAGAAAAGAGAAGATATGTTGTAGAAAGTGATCGGTAGACATTACCCTAACTTTCTACAACGAAAGGATCAGATTTAGCTCTGATCTTTTTTTCATTATTAATAGACCCACTCTTCCCCAGGCCCTTCCTGTATATCGTGAGGTCGGTCCAATTGTAATCCAGATGAATGGTTTGGATTATTTGCTTGTAAATAGGCAGATACAATATTCAATTTGGTCGGTGTATCAAAAACCGTGATTGTATAAAAGGTTCTCCCAATGATATCTTGTAAAAAGGAAGGCTGTTTCCACGAAACTACGTATGAAGTATCATTTGCACTCCCTGTATACCCCATTAAGACACGCTGTTCATAACTACTTAATGTAGCATCATAGCTTATTTTTTCTAATTTAGAGTGACTATTCTTGTCCTCATCCCACCAAATTTGTCTGGCCGATTGTCCAGTGATTGTCACAAATTCATTTAATTGCGTCACAATGCCAAGTGGTGCCATATCCCGAGGCGAATAATCAAATTGATGCTCGGTAATCGTGACAAATTTCCCCTTCCCCACATCGTGAAGTATTTCCGTCACCTTCACTAGTGAATCTGAGCTCATTTTTGGTGAATTTTTCAGAGCCTCCAGTTGCTGATTGTATTTCTTTTTACTAATATATTTTGCGTCTCCTTCAGTAGGATACACCTTGTATATTCTCTCTTTTTTAGTGTGAATAACTTGTAAGTCCTTGACCAGATCAATTTCCTCTTCAGACATCTCGGTGATGACATGATCAGAAAACCCAAACTCTTTTAATTTCGTATAGATTTCCTTTGATTGTTTAGTTTCTGCTGCTTTCTTCACAGTTTCTGCTGATACTAGTTCCTTCTGATAAGACTGATCCACTGCTATAAAAACTGTATACAACAAGAGAAGTACCGTCATGATTGTAGCCACTCGCTGTACTACGTTCTTCTTATTCAAAAAATACCACCCTTTTATTTTTGTCTATAGTATAATAATACCAATAATTGATAATATTCGGTAAACTTTTTTAGGAGGAATTTATAAATAATGGGATTTTTTGAAATGATTGTGGGGTTTCTCTTCATATTTTTAGATTTTACGTTCCAAGGGGTGAATGTACTTCCAGACTTTGTAGGATATTTCATCCTATTTCTCGCAGTTGACCATATTGGTAAATATACGCACAACGGCTTATTTACTAACTTGAAGAAGCCGATTATTTTATTATTTGTTGTATCCTGTATCGCATTTGCTATGGAACACTTCTCACCACTAGTCGGAGTGCTTGGAAATCCGGTATCACTAGAAGGACAGATTTTTTGGCTTCTTTTCTTTGCTACACGACTACTCTTGAAAGTGTATGTTTATGTCCTTTTATGTAAGGGAATTTATCATGAAAGCATCATTGTGAAACAGCAGGCACTAGCTGCCCAATCACGATTTGTCATGAAGATGGCCATTACTTATGAAGTAGCACTCGTTATCTTTATGATACTGGTTCAGTTTAACGTAGGTGATATTGTATACGAAGGTGAAGTTTCTCAATACATAGCCGGAGCACTCTTTGTATTTGCGATTGTCGTCTTTGTTCTACTCGTACGATTAATCAATCATACAGAGCGCGTGTTTGCCCCCAAAAAAGAGGATGAAGAAGAAGAGTTACACACTTAAATACGATTCACACCTCCCCTGTGGAGGTTTTTTTAGTGAAATGGAACTGCGTTGATTACGCAGCAAATTACCAAATTTTAAATTTGTTTTATGCACTCATTTTTATTACCATCATTAATATAGATTAGCAGTATAGGAGGTTTATAGATGAGAGTTTTATCGTCATTACTTCTTGTGTTTGGCATTGCGCTCATCATTGGATATCCTTCAAATGTGCATGCAGAGACAGGGAATGATACGGGTTGGCAGTATAGTGAAAATGCCTGGTACTATGTAGACCCTGTCACGGGTACGATAAAGACAGGCTGGATTCACGTGAACCGAACATGGTATTACATGGATGTGGAGGGGCGTATGCAAACAGGCTGGACTCAAGACTCGGGCGTGTGGTATTACCTCAAGACTGATGGTTCAATGAAAACAGGCTGGCTCCAATATGGTGGGCAAAAGTACTATTTATCTCCTTCTGGCGCGATGCAGACCGGATGGCTTCTTTATAATGGAGCCTGGTATTACTTCAATAATTCAGGTGCCATGAAAACAGGCTGGATACTCGATCAAGGAACATGGTATTACATGTCTTCAACAGGTACGATGCAGACCGGGTGGCTCCGCAATGGTTCGCATTGGTATTACTTGGACTCCAGTGGGAAAATGAAGACCGGTTGGGTGAATCTAAATGGCTGGAATTATTTCACCTCAGCAGGGATTTGGGTTCAAAATACAGCAGCCGATGAGCTGGACACTGTCTGGTCACACAATCAATTAATCTTAGTTACCACCTCTGGGTATGATCAAGTAGCGGCGAAAATTCGTACCTTCGAAAAGGTGAACAACAAATGGCAGGAGGTCCTATCCACCTCTGGGTATATCGGTAAGGCAGGTTTTGCGACTGTGAAGAAAGAAGGTGACCAAAAGTCACCACGAGGCAAGTTTTCCATTGGTCCTGCATTTGGCAGATACACAAACCCTGGTACAAAGCTTCCCTACCGCCTGATTACATCAGATGACGTGTGGGTAGATGACCCGAGTTCTACACTGTACAACACGTGGCAAAAAGCCTCTGAAAACAACGGACGTTGGACCAGTGCCGAGAAGATGGATATCCCTCTGTACAACTATGGTTTTGTCATCAACTACAACACAGAGAATACGATTCCAGGTGCAGGCTCGGCGATCTTCTTCCATGTCGGCACCAGCTATACACTAGGCTGCACCGCAACGTCTCAAGAGAACGTGATATCCATCTTAAAATGGCTCGATCCCAACAAAAAGCCGATTATCATTCAAACACCAGAGAGCGAATTAGGGAAATACTAGGAAGCATGGGGACGGTTCTCTTGCTTCCTGAGAAGCACGGGGGAAGCGCGGGGACGGTTCTCTTGCTTCCTTTTGGCCCAGGGGAAAAAGAAAATCCACACAACAGTATGCGAAGTCAAAAAGAGAACGCAAGAATGCATAGAAGTAATGCAACCTTGCGTTCTTTTCGTTTATTCATCTGACTCCATTTCTTCTGCCCTCACCACGATCAGAGCATAGGTATAGCCTGTTGATGGATCAGAGAATTCCACATCATAATGAATGTCATTGTATTGTTCAATAATGTAGTCGATACTTCCAAAGGGAGCCCCTTTATCCTTATATTTATCTGTTTTCAGCTTTATTCTTGTATAAACTGTGTTCCCTCTGCCTCCTCATGAGGAAGCAGGAGAACCGTCCCCATGCTTCTTAAACAAACAAAGAGATGCCTAAACCGAGTGGTAGTACTACGATGAAAAAGGCTATAACAACTGAGAGTATGGCCTTCCACACCGAAAATTCATGTGCTTCTCCTAAACACTTTACAAAAATAATTCCGGACCAAATGATAAGGATAATTTCAATAACTCCGAAGCCCAATAATAACGCTATATCTTCATCAATCTTCAGCGTAACATTTTGAAAGTTTTCCATTCCATATAAGAAGAGGGATGGGACCCAAATTACTAGCAGCTGAATAACTAATGGTATAAACGAAAATGCAACCGCATAGCGTACCCGACCAGTATTACCGCGCCCTCCAACCATCCTCCCCGTCCAAGCGAGCAGCGAAGGTACGATAAAATAATAAATCAAGCTTCCTACAATAGTAGCAAAAATAAGTAATAATATGAGTGTACCCGAAGTAACAGAATCTCGCGCACTATTCCCTGAGGCTCTGTTCATTGTCTCGGCTAGTGAACCGACAATTATTAAAAAAATGAGTAATGTATGGTTCTTCCCCACATTTTCTCGTAATGTTGCTCTCGGTTTCGTCCATATCGAGATCCATGGGTTAGTTGTGGTGCTGTTTTGATTTTGAGTTGATGGTTGCAATGAGATTCCCCTTCTCTTTTTTCAATATAAAAGCCTACTAAAAAGTACAGAGGTTTTATGGCATTCTACGTTTTGAATACCATCTATAAATATAGAAAAGATCCTATAGAGATAAATAGCACACTTGAGATTATTGATTTTATCCAGATTACTTTCTTACTGATTCCTGCTTTATTTTCTAAATAGTTACTATAATTCACTATTAATACAAATCCTAAAAAGGCACTTAAAAAGCCCTTTGTATCATGTACTGATAAAAATCTTAACCCTGCTAACCCTATCATTACAGTACCTACCAAACCAAATGCCATAAAAATATAAAGACGCATAGTCATATTACACCCCTGACTCAAGTACTAGTAAGCTAGCTTAACCTTTTCTAGTATGATTACTTACTTATCACAGATAACTTAGGTTCATTCAACTAATGATCAACTGTTCTCTCAAACCATTAGTCTTCCGTATCATCACATCCGGATAATCCCGTGGTGTCGTCTCTCTCAATTCCTTCTCTTCGAATACTTTATGGCAGATTAACGTTTTCCAGAATTGCTCGGCTCCATCTAATAATGCTTCAAAGAACTGTCTCCTAGGTAATTTCGCCTTGGCATATATTTCGGAAGGTTGCCATTCATCTTTAATGATAAACTCCACGTATGTCGAGTCTACTGGCTTCAAGATCATCACGACAGGGTCGATTCCATATAGGATCTCAACTTCCCCCTTCGATAAATACCCTTCAATCGCAGCCATATACGTATCACTCCATAAATCTAACCCGCTTGGACCATCTATTCCGAGTACAACCTCATCGTTATACTTTATGGTAATCAGCATTTTGATATGTTCAGGTGTGAACTTAGGTTGTCCTATAAACTCCCTAATTTTTTGTTCATCTTCTAGTGAGATGTAGCGTTCTTTATGTGTTACATCGAAACGTGACTGTATGTACGTTTTTATTTCAAACATTTCAATCTCCTTATTGTAAACTTCAACGCTGGGTTACATAAGTGGATGATATTAAAAGAAATAGATAAGAAGAAATAGTGCTGCCAAACTAAAGTCAGTGAGAATCCTCTTAGTTGTATCCTTAATGAGCAATCCCTCTATTCCTTCTAGTAGAGATGTAACTGCACCAATTATCAAAGCTGAGCCTATAAAAAAATCTAAACCAAATATAAAGCTCAGTATTACAATGACTACTACTAAAGGTGTGTATAGCCTCTTCAACACCTTGAATATCCCACTACTCTCTCTTTTTCTATCTTCAAATAGTAAGTCAAAAATCTTCATTTCTTACGACCACCAATCAATTTAAAATTGACACCACTTATTTAGGCTACTACCTAACGTTCTATATTCCCTATTTATCTGTTTTTTCCTTCTATTGGAAGCACGGGGACGGTTCTCTTGCTTTCAATGAAGGAAACAATGGGAAATAGTTGAACCATTTAATGAATTTGAAGAGGCTTTTAATTAATAATAATATAATAATAAGAACGAGGTTAATCTCAATTTAAAACACAAAAGAAGTGATGTAGTATTTTCAACCGTCATTTTATATGTACCTATTTACTACTTTCAAAATAGAATATAATTCATAAATATTTCCTAGTTTCATATTTAATGTTGTATTTTGAGTAATGTACACCTTGTACTCATATTCAATATAATTATTTATTAAAGTTAATTCATAGCTACTATTTCCATTTTCATTAGGGTCTAATAGAACACTCAATCTATCTCTTAATTGCTTCCCCTCTAAAGTAATTAAGAGTTTATTCCCAACTTCATGCCACGTTAACTCTAATCGATGATTATCTTTGTTTTCACTATCAATATATAGAGAAACATAAAAATAGGTTGTTTTGAATGTAATCTTTTCTACTTCATCCATTATAGTAACTTCTTTACTATAGATTTCTAACTGTTCCTT
Proteins encoded in this region:
- a CDS encoding IS3 family transposase gives rise to the protein MAFELKEEGFKLKDVLVVVGIPEATYHYQVKQLKKEDPDKEWKEIITELFHKHEGKYGYRRIYLGLRGQGYLINHKKVQRIMSVLNLKCEKFTRKSRYKSYKGTVGKVAKNRLNRRFNTSIRLQKLVTDVTEFKCTDGQKLYLSPIMDLYNGEIISFGISQRPTLDFVLDPLNKALEIIKDEAEYRTTIHSDQGWHYQHNSWVKTLKKNKLFQSMSRKANCADNATMENFFGILKQEMYYGEDLVPYEELKRKITEYMDYYNNERIKVKLAGLSPIQYRTQTSQLAA
- a CDS encoding acyltransferase; translation: MDNRQQLSSLQGIRALAALLVLVSHATAICMSWGVNYLGGIFYAGNLGVDLFFVLSGFIIFYIHHKDKNENGLVKKFFIKRFIRIYPIYWIALLILVPFELFIAGFGIAPENYYQIGTHIKAFLLYPQVYQPLSVSWTLTSEILFYMIFGVVLFSKFKKIAIGVFGVWVVASALTAFYVPTNYVVLCLLYPTNIEFVYGILVAYIVLNYKVKQGPLLIVTGTILSILAMANAIHGYIDIDRIFAFGIPSAMIVLGCVSLEFSRELNIPRVITYLGDASYSIYLTHFPALYLIHKLFVNLGLLNILHIQVLMTIVVIATVAFGCLFHSYIEKPLLIVLRKQLLQKKRPVVNEHTLLAKAAK
- a CDS encoding DUF3953 domain-containing protein, which produces MLLLTRIIFAVIVIILSVYGFVTQNTNMFPYIFMFLSLMMVVIGLDEWKKDRKMYCWISFSMSVVLLLVTFQAFN
- a CDS encoding cell wall-binding protein, with product MRVLSSLLLVFGIALIIGYPSNVHAETGNDTGWQYSENAWYYVDPVTGTIKTGWIHVNRTWYYMDVEGRMQTGWTQDSGVWYYLKTDGSMKTGWLQYGGQKYYLSPSGAMQTGWLLYNGAWYYFNNSGAMKTGWILDQGTWYYMSSTGTMQTGWLRNGSHWYYLDSSGKMKTGWVNLNGWNYFTSAGIWVQNTAADELDTVWSHNQLILVTTSGYDQVAAKIRTFEKVNNKWQEVLSTSGYIGKAGFATVKKEGDQKSPRGKFSIGPAFGRYTNPGTKLPYRLITSDDVWVDDPSSTLYNTWQKASENNGRWTSAEKMDIPLYNYGFVINYNTENTIPGAGSAIFFHVGTSYTLGCTATSQENVISILKWLDPNKKPIIIQTPESELGKY
- a CDS encoding DUF4926 domain-containing protein; this translates as MKLKTDKYKDKGAPFGSIDYIIEQYNDIHYDVEFSDPSTGYTYALIVVRAEEMESDE
- a CDS encoding YIP1 family protein produces the protein MQPSTQNQNSTTTNPWISIWTKPRATLRENVGKNHTLLIFLIIVGSLAETMNRASGNSARDSVTSGTLILLLIFATIVGSLIYYFIVPSLLAWTGRMVGGRGNTGRVRYAVAFSFIPLVIQLLVIWVPSLFLYGMENFQNVTLKIDEDIALLLGFGVIEIILIIWSGIIFVKCLGEAHEFSVWKAILSVVIAFFIVVLPLGLGISLFV